The following nucleotide sequence is from Gammaproteobacteria bacterium.
GCCGCGGTATCTTGCTTCAGTGGTGCCGGCGATTGAGAGTTGCGTTGTCGTGTCGTCCTGGTCTGGCCAGCGGGTGTCTTCGGTGAAGATGCGGGTGGTCAGGTCGATGTTGGATGAGACGTCCCAGGAAGCCCTTCCCGTCTCGGCGATGAGCGCCGGGAGTAGGAGGGGAATAGTCGCTAGGAACTTGAGGAGCTTGGTGTTCATTGGGTTAATTTGCTTTGCTTGCTGTTGGTGTCATATTTTGGAGATCCCGATACGTCGGACCGCCGCTTTCGCGGGGATGACCCAATAAAACCGCGGGGATAACGTGTTTTCCCTGGGAATGACGTTTATTTCGCATTAGCGCAGGCGGCTCAGGCGACCCTTGACGAAGTCCTTGTCCGAGAGGTCGACGTTGAATGCATAGTCCTGGTAGATCAGGTGGGTCTGTTTGTTGGTCTGCACGTTTTCCATCGACAGCTTGTGCGCGCGCCAGGCGCCGTTGTCGTACTGGCGGTAGTCGCCGAGCTCGAGCACTTTCAACAGGTCGCCGCGGCGGTCGTAGAACTCGACCTTGCGGAACTGGAACACGTCCTGGTCGACCCACGCGATCTGCTTGCTGTAACCGGATTTCTCATACCGTGGCAGGCGCTCGAGCACGTCGCACTGGTAGGCGCCACAGGTCTCGGTGCCGATGTAGCGGTAGTCGAACTTGTTGAGCTCGATTGCGGTGAAATCCTCGAACGCGAACTCGGAGCCGACGAATGGGCCGGACTTGTTGCTGGATGCGATGCGCTTGACGCGTTTCAGCGCGGGCAGGTACAGCCATTGATCGTCGGGGTCGAGGATCTTGGCGTGCGACAGCAACGCGGTGCCTTCGATGTCACGCGGCGTGTGAAACAGTACGAGGCTCTTATCGCCGACTTTTTCGTCAGGTTTTTCGAGCGTCGCGATTTCGAGTGTACGCATGGACTCCTGGCCTGCCCTGTTGCGCAGGATCATCTGCAGCACGACCCGGCTGTTGCCGAAGCCGAGGTCGGTGCGGTCAGAGCGGGCAGCGATCTCGAATCCCTTTTCCTCGGGCGTGCTAGCCACGGCCGGGCCCGCCATTACGATGAAGAACCCGAGTGCGGTGACGAGGGTGATGAAGGTTTTGAGTTTCATGATGGTTTCTCGATTTTATGGTTAATAAATGGATGATACCGCCGGTGCGGGCCGCTCGGCCACTGGCATCAGCGCGGTTTCACGCTTACGCTTGCCGAACAACAAAAGTGCTGGCAGTAGCAGGAAGTCGAGGATCAACGCAAAAACGATGGCGAGCATCGCGGGGATTTTCGCTATAGCCGGGTGTCCGCTTCTGGCCGTTCTAAGCCTCTAATGTTATGGTGTTGGGGGTCTGCTCTGGAGTAATTAGTTCTGTAGAAATTATCGGTTAACTGACCGAAGGATAATTAATCCAGCCAAAATATCGACTCCTGCATTAGGTCTCAAGTTATGATTGCTGTCACGGGGGATATTCATGAAAGCGATCGTATTTACTCAATATGGGCTGCCGAAAGGCCTTGAATTGAAAGAGGTGCCAAAACCTGCGCCGAGGGACGATGAGTTACTGATACGCCTTCACACGTCCTTTATCAATTCCTGGGACTGGGAGTTCCTTAACGGAAAGCCGTTTATAAACCGTCTCTTTTACGGTCTTCTTAAACCAAGGCCAGGCAAGCAGATACTTGGCTCTGACGTTTCAGGAACTGTTGAGGCAATCGGCAAGTTCGTCATCGACCGGGCCAAGACGATAACGCTACTCCTTCTCATCGGCTTGTTGACAAGTCCGGTTCACGCGCTTGAGGATGAGTCCGGCTTCTGGAGCCTGCAGATTGAAAATGATCTCTGGGGCAGCAAGGATGATCGTTTTTACACCAACGGCTGGCAATTTTCCTTTTCATCCCCAAAGTCCCCGCCTGCATACCTCGAAAAGATATCCGACTACATTCCGTTCTACACCAAGGGCGAAACCGGATATTACGGCTATGCCCTGGGTCAGAAATTATTCACGCCGGCAAACATCAATACCTCCGAACTGCTCGTCAATGACCGACCCTACGCCGGTTGGCTCTTCGTCGAGTCTTTTATCGGACATCGTTATTTCGACCGGGGCGATCGAGAAAAAATTAACGGACTTATCCTTATGCTGGGGATCGTGGGACCGGCTTCACTGGGGGAACAAACACAGCGCGCCGTGCACAGAATGACCAGTAGCGATGATCCCAAGGGATGGGATAACCAACTCGAAGACGAACTCGGCCTGAACGCAACCTTTTTGCAGAAATGGCGCTACATTTTAGATTTCGACGAACGGCTACAATCAGAGGTCAGCCTGCATACCGGGTTGACCCTGGGCAATGTCTACAGCTACGCTTCGCTGGGATTGATGTTGCGCTGGGGCACCTATCTCAAGGATGACATAGGTCCACCCACGATCAGTCCCGGCTTTCCGGGTCTGCCCGCGTTCAATATCAACCGCCGGGCCAACTGGTATCTGTTTGCAGGACTCGAAGCGCGCGCTGTCGCTCATAATATTTTTCTCGATGGCAACACCAATGTCGACAGTCATAGTGTTGATAAAGAGGAACTGGTAGGCGACCTGCAAATCGGAGTGGCCATCCATGCCTATGATGCCCGCATCTCGTTTAGCCAGATGTTTCGCAGCGAGGAATTTGAAGGTCAGCCCGAACGCACCCGGTACGGATTAATCAATTTCACTTTGTTCATCGAGTAATGAATGAACGTTCGTGCCGAAATCGGAAGTTACGGACTAAATCCTGAGTGTCCGCTCCTTTAGTCGGGCGTCACTGTCAATCCCACGTTTTACGGTTGCTATTCCAGGTTGTCTCCCGTGAAGGTTGAGAGTCCGTTGCTGGCCGAAGATTGCCTCCCACCAGGGTATTTTGAGCGTCTCCTTTGGAGGAAACAGACGCTCAGGGTCGATATCTCAGCGGCAATATCCGACCCAAAGCAGACCCCCCAAAAATCTTACTCACACCCATTTAATCCAACCAATTTATTGCTCTACCCGGTTCTTTTACGTCGATTACGCCTGGATCTTTGCTGCAGTGTAGCCTTGTAAATGCAAGGCCATTGATCCTAGGTCAGCTAGAAGCGAAATCATTAATGCTTCATTCGCTAATCGTCAGAACTTGTTTCATTCTTGCTTCGAAATGACCTGGAATGTTACAAGCGAACACGACCGTATCGTTCCCCATAAATCGCCACGATAGTCGAGCCGTCTCGCCAGACGCTAGCGAAACTGTGTTCGGGTCCTGATGATCCATGTCCGGCATCTTTCGCATCATTTCGGCATGCTTCACCTGGTCTACGGCATTGCCGAAGGAAAACTCATGCTGAATCGCACCATCGTTGGTGACAACAAATTCGATCGTTTCACCGTGCTTCAGAGATTTAAGCTCGGGCTCGAACACGAAGCGCATCGTATCAAGCATCGACACCTTTATCAGGCGGTCAAGGATTCGCCAATCATCGGTGAAGTGCGTGGTGTCGGTATGCTCGCGGCGATTGAGTTCGTCGCCGACCCGGAAAACAGGGTCCGTTTCGACGCGAGCCACAAGGTCGGTGCGAAAATGTCGGCCGCCTGTCTCGCCAATGGCTTAATCGCGCGCGCCATGCCCCATGGCGATATCCTCGGGTTTGCACCGCCCCTGATCACGACGCTTGACGAGATCAATGAAATTGCCGGCATCGTTCGCAAATCGGTGTCGACGGTGTGCGACGACCTCGTAAAGGCTGGTGTTATCTGAAGCAGGCGCTTTTCCTTTTGCTTCGCCCCCTGCCCAACCATATTGCCAACTTCGATTTGATGCAATACGAATGACCGCTATCTGGAAGCGGGCATTCAAGTTTGAATCATGAATGCGTACAAAGTGCATTCCGGCCATTCGAGTTACCATAATTTAGTA
It contains:
- a CDS encoding DUF2219 family protein, whose product is MKAIVFTQYGLPKGLELKEVPKPAPRDDELLIRLHTSFINSWDWEFLNGKPFINRLFYGLLKPRPGKQILGSDVSGTVEAIGKFVIDRAKTITLLLLIGLLTSPVHALEDESGFWSLQIENDLWGSKDDRFYTNGWQFSFSSPKSPPAYLEKISDYIPFYTKGETGYYGYALGQKLFTPANINTSELLVNDRPYAGWLFVESFIGHRYFDRGDREKINGLILMLGIVGPASLGEQTQRAVHRMTSSDDPKGWDNQLEDELGLNATFLQKWRYILDFDERLQSEVSLHTGLTLGNVYSYASLGLMLRWGTYLKDDIGPPTISPGFPGLPAFNINRRANWYLFAGLEARAVAHNIFLDGNTNVDSHSVDKEELVGDLQIGVAIHAYDARISFSQMFRSEEFEGQPERTRYGLINFTLFIE
- a CDS encoding outer membrane lipoprotein-sorting protein — translated: MKLKTFITLVTALGFFIVMAGPAVASTPEEKGFEIAARSDRTDLGFGNSRVVLQMILRNRAGQESMRTLEIATLEKPDEKVGDKSLVLFHTPRDIEGTALLSHAKILDPDDQWLYLPALKRVKRIASSNKSGPFVGSEFAFEDFTAIELNKFDYRYIGTETCGAYQCDVLERLPRYEKSGYSKQIAWVDQDVFQFRKVEFYDRRGDLLKVLELGDYRQYDNGAWRAHKLSMENVQTNKQTHLIYQDYAFNVDLSDKDFVKGRLSRLR